One Ensifer adhaerens genomic window, GCACTCGCCGTCGTCGGCGAATCCGGCAGCGGCAAGACCACCTGCGCCCGCATCGCCATGCGCGAATACGAGCCGAGCGAAGGGCGGCTGCTGTTCAAGGGCAAGCCCGTTGATGCGGCCGGAGCGAAAGAGATCGCCGACTATCGCCGCTCGGTACAGATGATCTTCCAGGATCCCTTTGCCTCGCTCAATCCGGCCCACACGATCGCCTACCACCTGAAGCGTCCGTTGATGCTGCATCGCCCGGAGCTCAAGGGCGCCGCCATCGCCGAGGAGATCAAGGCGCTGCTCAGGCAGGTGAAGCTCGATCCTGATATCGTCGCACCGAGATACCCGCACGAGCTGTCGGGCGGCCAGCGCCAGCGCGTCAACATAGCGCGGGCACTGGCAGTCAAGCCCGAGGTCATCGTCGCCGACGAACCGACCTCGATGCTCGACGTCTCCGTCAGGCTCGGCGTCTTGAACCTGCTCAGCGAAATGAAGCGGGAAATGAACCTCGGCCTGCTCTATATCACCCACGACATCGCGACCGCCCGCTATGTCGCCGAGGATATCGCCGTGATGTATTCAGGCCAGATCGTCGAATGGGGCAATACCGGCAAGGTCATCGACAACCCGGCGCACCCCTACACCAAACTGCTGCTTTCAGCCGTGCCGGACCCGGACATCCGCTTCGACGATCCGAATGTGCAGGTCAACGCCTCTGAGGCCGACGAGACACGGCGCCGTTCGGCGGCAACGCAGGAGACGATCCGCGAAGTGGAACCCGATCATTTCGTGCGCGCGGCCTGAACCGCCAATCGACCGACAAAAAAACGCCCCGCAGACCGCGGGGCGTTTTTTGTTGGGCGCGAAAAGCGCAACCCCGTCGATTTCGGCCCGGCGCCCTCGTAGCCGCCGGGCCTTGAAAATCAGGCGGCTTCGCGCTTTTCGACGTCCGTCGGGACCGTGGAGATCGTCTTCAGGATCTGCGAAGCGATCTGGTAGGGGTCGCCCTTGGAGTTCGGGCGGCGGTCTTCCAGATAACCCTTGTAGTCGTTGTTGACGAAGCTGTGCGGAACGCGGATCGAAGCACCGCGGTCAGCCACGCCGTAGCTGAACTGGTGGATCGAGGCGGTCTCATGCTTACCGGTCAGACGCATGTGGTTGTCCGGGCCGTAGACGGCGATGTGGTCGGCGCGGGCTTCGGCAAAGGCAGCCATCAGATTTTCGAAGTATTCCTTGCCGCCGACTTCGCGCATGTAAGCGGTCGAGAAGTTCGCGTGCATGCCCGAGCCGTTCCAGTCGGTGTCGCCGAGCGGCTTGCAGTGGTATTCGACGTCGATGCCGTATTTTTCCGTCAGGCGCTGCAAGAGGTAGCGTGCGAGCCAGATTTCGTCGGCGGCCTTACGCGAGCCCTTGCCGAACACCTGGAATTCCCACTGGCCCTTGGCCACTTCGGCGTTGATGCCTTCATGGTTGATCCCGGCAGCCAGGCAGATGTCGAGGTGCTCTTCGACGATCTTGCGGGCAACGTCGCCGACATTGCTGAAGCCGACGCCGCAATAGTAGGGGCCCTGCGGTGCCGGGTAGCCGGCATCCGGGAAACCGAGCGGGCGGCCGTTCTGGTAGAAGAAGTACTCCTGCTCGAAGCCGAACCAGGCGCCATCGTCATCGAGGATCGAAGCGCGGGTGTTCGAGGGATGCGGCGTCTTGGCATCGGGCATCATGACTTCGCAGAGAACCAGAACGCCGTTCTTGCGCTCCGGGTCCGGATAGACGGCAACCGGCTTCAGCACGCAATCGGAGCTGCTGCCTTCGGCCTGCATCGTCGAGGAACCGTCAAAGCCCCAGAAAGGAAGCTGCTCAAGCGTCGGGAAAGCGTCGAATTCCTTGATCAGGGTCTTGCCGCGCAGGTTCGGGGTCGGCTTGTAACCGTCGAGCCAGATGTATTCGAGCTTAAACTTTGTCATTTCGTTCTCTCACATGACGCCAGGAATGGCTTGGTTCCGAAGCGGCTGGGCAATCCAGATCGGCTGCCCGACGACCGATGCCTGTTAAGAAGCATTAATCGTGCCAACTCGGATTCAACGCCGAAAACCCAGAGAAATTTGCCTTTGGCAGCAGGCAGGAGCAGGAGCGAACAGACGCGACAGCGCAAGGAAGAAGCGATTTGCGCAAAAAATAGGCAAAACCTGCCCGACTCCGCAGCAAAGCAGAATGGCAAGGCTGAGATCAACGCCCCTCTACCTCTAACCGCCGGCGATTGCCTCTAAAACGAGCAATCGCCTTCAGCACACCGGTGTGCTCACCCGGCTCGCGCGACACCGCATTGGCGCATGATCAAGGGCAGAACCTTGAAAAGCCGCTCATCCTCGCATTGGGAGACGTTGAAGCGCACGAAGCCGTTGGCGGTGCCGGCATGGGAAAAGACGTTGCCCGGCGCCAGCACGATCTCCTGCTGCAGCGCCATCTGCGCCACGTCGGCCGCATCGATGCCTTCCGGCAAGTGGCACCAGAGGAACATCCCGGCCTGCGGCTCGATCCATGGCTCAATGCCAATATCGCCGAGCCGCGCCGCCGTCTCGCTCATGGCGCGCGCCAGGCGCTGGCGCAACACATCCATGTGCTTGCGATAGCTGCCATCCTTGAGCATCGAGAAAACCAGCTCTGCTGCCAGGCTTGGCCCGCCGAAAGTCGTGGCGATCTTCAGGTCGATCAGCCCTTCGATCCAATCGCGCGGCGCGGCAATGAAGCCACAGCGTATAGAGGCCGAGAGGGTTTTGGAAAAACTGCCGATCTCCACAACACGATCCAGCCCGTCGAAGGCGGCGAGCCGTGGCGCCGGCGCATGCTCGAAATCCGCGAAGATGTCATCCTCGACAATCGTGAGCCCCGCCTGTTCGGCAAGCTTGAGCAACCGATGGGCGACGACAGGCGAAAGCGTGGCGCCGGTCGGATTGTGGACCGCGGAATTGGTGATGTAGAGGCGCGGCCGATGCGCCGCTACCACCTCGGCGAATTTTTCGAGATCAGGCCCCGAGGGCGTATAGGGCACGCTCACCACCTCGGCCCTGTGGGCGCGCAGAAGCGCATGGAAATTGAAGTAGCATGGATCGTCGACCACGACCGTATCGCCGGGCTCGAGCAGGAAGCGACAGAGAAGGTCGATCGCCTGTGTTCCCGATTCCGTCAGGATGATCTGATCGGGCGCCGCCTCGACGCCGTGCTCGCCGAGACGTCGTGCCAGAAGCTGGCGCAAGGGCCGATGGCCAAGCGGCGCTCCGTAGTCCGTCAGCCCGCTCGCCTCCAGTTTGGCTGCGGATTTGAGCGCACGGCGAATTGCGACCTCGGGCATCCAGCTCGGCGGCAGCCAGCCACAGCCCGGTTTCAGCACATTGTCGCCCGTTTCCAGCGCCTGACGCGATACCCAGAGCGGATCGACGGCCCGGTCGAGCCGCGGCCCGATCTCGGCCAGCGACAAGGGCGCCAGTGGTGCGGCGACGAAGAAGCCCGCGCCCGGTTTCGAGCGAATGACGCCTTCGGCCACCAGCCGCTCATAGGCCTCGACGACGGTCGACTTTGAAACGCGCATCGTCTTGGCGAAGGCGCGGATCGACGGAAGCTTGGCGCCGGGTGTGAGAACGCGCCCCGAGATCCGCTGCCGGATCGTCGCCATCACACCTTCGAGCAGCGTTTCGCTGCCGATCCCAAGCTCCTGCACCGTCATCCGTACTGCCCGATTATCCATTACAGTTTTGAGAAACTGTACTGCATTGTCTCTGGCAAGACCACCCTCTCCCGCCGATACAGACGAAAAAGGAGAATGTTATGGACAAGTCGGCAGACGGTTGGGTGAGTGGTTTTCTCGGGGTACTGATCTTCAGCGGATCATTGCCTGCGACACGCGTCGCGGTGATGGACTTCGATCCGGTATTCCTGACGGTGGCGCGCGCGGCAATCGCCGGCCTGCTTGGACTCCTGCTGCTCCTCATCTTCCGCCAGCCCCGCCCGGCACGGGCCGACCTCGTTTCGCTGGCAATCGTCGCCTTCGGCGTCGTGCTCGGTTTCCCGCTGCTTACCGCCCTGGCCTTGCAGCACGTCACCTCGGCACATCTGATCGTCTTCGTCGGATTGCTGCCGCTGGCAACGGCGATCTTCGGCGTGCTGCGCGCCGGCGAACGGCCGCGCCCGGCCTTCTGGCTCTTCTCTTCCCTCGGCAGTGCGGCGGTCGTCGGCTTCGCGCTGGTGCAAGGCTTCGCCGCCTCCCCCATCGGCGACCTGCTGATGCTCGGCGCCATCATCGTCTGCGGCCTTGGCTATGCCGAAGGCGCCAGCCTTTCACGCAAGCTTGGCGGTTGGCAGGTCATCTGCTGGGCGCTGGTTCTGTCGCTGCCGATCATGCTCGCCCTCACGCTCTTCACACTACCTCCCTCCTTTGCAACGGTCACCCAGGGCGCTTGGACCGGCCTCGCCTATGTGTCGATCTTCAGCATGCTGATCGGTTTCGTCTTTTGGTACCGCGGTCTCGCACTTGGCGGCGTCGCCGGCGTCGGCCAGCTACAGCTTCTGCAGCCCTTCTTCGGCCTGGCACTTGCGGCAACGCTGCTGGGAGAGCCTGTGAGCTGGGCCATGCTTGCGACCACCGGCGCGATCGTGCTGTGCGTCGCCGGCGCCAAAAAGTTCGCGAAGTAGTCGCTTCACAGATCGAGGCGGGGTGCGGGCAACTGCCCCCGCCCTACAGGCGGTCGAGCTTCAACCGTTCGCCGAGCAGATCGAGGAAGCAACGGATCTTTGCCGAAGGGCTCCGTCCCTCCAGCCAGAGCGCGTGGATCGGCACCGGAACAGGCTCAAAGTCTTCAAGCACGATTTCGACCTTGCCGGCGTCGATCAGGTGCTTGATTTGCCAGAGCGGCGAGTAGCCGACACCGAGCCCCTCCTCCACCGCCGAATAGATCGCGTTCATCGCGTTGGTGCGAAGCGCGCCGGTCACTTTGACCGCGCGAGCCCGGCCGTCGATGGTGAACATCCAGACACCGGGTCGCTCGTCGCCGGTCCGCGTGACACAACTGTGCTCAGCCAGTTCCAGCGGATGCGAGGGCCGGCCAAAGTGGGCGAAGTAGGCGGGAGAGCCGAAGACGACGCGGCGAAGCGCGCCAAGGCGTTTGCCTGTCAGTCCCGAATCCGCGAGATCTCCGATCCGAACCACCATATCGAGGCCGCTTCCGGCAAGATCGACGAAGGCGTCGGAAAGGTCGAGGTCCACCTCGACCTCAGGATACTTCGCCATGTACTCCGCGATGATTGGCATCAGGAACCGCGGCGCAAACAGATTGGGCGCCCCAAGGCGCAGTACGCCTGACGGTTCGGACCGGCGTTGCGCCGCTTCCGCGCGCGCCTCGCGGATCTCCTCCACCGCCGGCTTGACGCGTTGATAGAAGCTCTCACCCGCCTCGCTCGGCATCGAGCGGCGGGTGGTGCGATGCACCAGTTCAACGCCGACATCGGCCTCGAGCATGGCGAGCGACCGACTGACCGTCTGGAGCGGTCGCCCCAGCCGTTTCGCGGCAGCCGTCAGGCTGCCCTGTTCGACGATCGCCAGAAAGGCTTCCAGGTCTTCGATGCGGCCCATGCAATAATCCCGTTTTCCGGGATAATAAATCACATTCCACGCCGATTGTCCGCTTTCTTCTGTGTCACTAGCTTGAGCTCATCACTTCGCGACGGCACGAAAGGCAGGCCCAGATGAACCCGCGGTCGTTTCGCGGGCCTCGTTGTTCCGGAACTGGCGCGGCGCGGTGCAAGAGTTCGTGCCCTGATCCGCGACGAAGCACATGGCGGCCTTGCGAAATCCCTTGGTGCATCCGAGATCGCGATCGGCGATTTGCGTGAGCGCGGGAGCCTCGATCAAGCACTTGAGGGCGCTGCCGGCGTCTTTCACATCGGACCCGCCTTCGCGCCTGACGAAGCGGCGATGGGCGTGTCGATGGTCGAAGCCGCCGTGCGCGCCGGTGTCAGGAAGTTCGTCTTTTCCTCGGTCATCCAGCCGACCCATGTGCGGCTGAAGAACCATGCGGCGAAGATCCCGGTGGAGGACGCGCTCTATTCGTCACCGCTCGAATACACCATCCTGCATCCGGCGAATTTCATGCAGAACCTCCGCCCGGCCTGGCCAAGTGTGCTTGCAACCGGCACCTTCGCCGAGCCGTTCCCGACGACGACGCGCATCGCCCGGGTCGACTACCGGGACGTCGCCGAGGTGGCGGCAATTGCACTCACCGAGGATCGCCTCGCCCATGCGACGCTCGAACTCTCCGCCGAAGGTCGGCACAATCGCGAGGAGATCGCCCGCATGATGAGCGA contains:
- a CDS encoding DMT family transporter, yielding MDKSADGWVSGFLGVLIFSGSLPATRVAVMDFDPVFLTVARAAIAGLLGLLLLLIFRQPRPARADLVSLAIVAFGVVLGFPLLTALALQHVTSAHLIVFVGLLPLATAIFGVLRAGERPRPAFWLFSSLGSAAVVGFALVQGFAASPIGDLLMLGAIIVCGLGYAEGASLSRKLGGWQVICWALVLSLPIMLALTLFTLPPSFATVTQGAWTGLAYVSIFSMLIGFVFWYRGLALGGVAGVGQLQLLQPFFGLALAATLLGEPVSWAMLATTGAIVLCVAGAKKFAK
- a CDS encoding ABC transporter ATP-binding protein → MTATSPILTLEKVSKTFGNGPGAVRAARSISFSLHAGRALAVVGESGSGKTTCARIAMREYEPSEGRLLFKGKPVDAAGAKEIADYRRSVQMIFQDPFASLNPAHTIAYHLKRPLMLHRPELKGAAIAEEIKALLRQVKLDPDIVAPRYPHELSGGQRQRVNIARALAVKPEVIVADEPTSMLDVSVRLGVLNLLSEMKREMNLGLLYITHDIATARYVAEDIAVMYSGQIVEWGNTGKVIDNPAHPYTKLLLSAVPDPDIRFDDPNVQVNASEADETRRRSAATQETIREVEPDHFVRAA
- a CDS encoding NmrA family NAD(P)-binding protein; translation: MARRGARVRALIRDEAHGGLAKSLGASEIAIGDLRERGSLDQALEGAAGVFHIGPAFAPDEAAMGVSMVEAAVRAGVRKFVFSSVIQPTHVRLKNHAAKIPVEDALYSSPLEYTILHPANFMQNLRPAWPSVLATGTFAEPFPTTTRIARVDYRDVAEVAAIALTEDRLAHATLELSAEGRHNREEIARMMSEALGRPVLAGNIGFHEWAKPIRAKYTDHQLELLAKVHAHYADVGLGGNSLTLRATLQREPRSLEDFIRELAQARQHAPSGPVPVGGNP
- a CDS encoding LysR family transcriptional regulator codes for the protein MGRIEDLEAFLAIVEQGSLTAAAKRLGRPLQTVSRSLAMLEADVGVELVHRTTRRSMPSEAGESFYQRVKPAVEEIREARAEAAQRRSEPSGVLRLGAPNLFAPRFLMPIIAEYMAKYPEVEVDLDLSDAFVDLAGSGLDMVVRIGDLADSGLTGKRLGALRRVVFGSPAYFAHFGRPSHPLELAEHSCVTRTGDERPGVWMFTIDGRARAVKVTGALRTNAMNAIYSAVEEGLGVGYSPLWQIKHLIDAGKVEIVLEDFEPVPVPIHALWLEGRSPSAKIRCFLDLLGERLKLDRL
- a CDS encoding glutamine synthetase beta-grasp domain-containing protein, which translates into the protein MTKFKLEYIWLDGYKPTPNLRGKTLIKEFDAFPTLEQLPFWGFDGSSTMQAEGSSSDCVLKPVAVYPDPERKNGVLVLCEVMMPDAKTPHPSNTRASILDDDGAWFGFEQEYFFYQNGRPLGFPDAGYPAPQGPYYCGVGFSNVGDVARKIVEEHLDICLAAGINHEGINAEVAKGQWEFQVFGKGSRKAADEIWLARYLLQRLTEKYGIDVEYHCKPLGDTDWNGSGMHANFSTAYMREVGGKEYFENLMAAFAEARADHIAVYGPDNHMRLTGKHETASIHQFSYGVADRGASIRVPHSFVNNDYKGYLEDRRPNSKGDPYQIASQILKTISTVPTDVEKREAA
- a CDS encoding PLP-dependent aminotransferase family protein, with the translated sequence MDNRAVRMTVQELGIGSETLLEGVMATIRQRISGRVLTPGAKLPSIRAFAKTMRVSKSTVVEAYERLVAEGVIRSKPGAGFFVAAPLAPLSLAEIGPRLDRAVDPLWVSRQALETGDNVLKPGCGWLPPSWMPEVAIRRALKSAAKLEASGLTDYGAPLGHRPLRQLLARRLGEHGVEAAPDQIILTESGTQAIDLLCRFLLEPGDTVVVDDPCYFNFHALLRAHRAEVVSVPYTPSGPDLEKFAEVVAAHRPRLYITNSAVHNPTGATLSPVVAHRLLKLAEQAGLTIVEDDIFADFEHAPAPRLAAFDGLDRVVEIGSFSKTLSASIRCGFIAAPRDWIEGLIDLKIATTFGGPSLAAELVFSMLKDGSYRKHMDVLRQRLARAMSETAARLGDIGIEPWIEPQAGMFLWCHLPEGIDAADVAQMALQQEIVLAPGNVFSHAGTANGFVRFNVSQCEDERLFKVLPLIMRQCGVARAG